The following are encoded together in the Dickeya lacustris genome:
- a CDS encoding Maf family protein produces the protein MFPLVLASTSAYRQSLLQKFGLPFHCARPDADETPIDGEHACELVQRLATNKARSLVTDYPSHLIVGSDQVCVLAGHIAGKPHTRENAIRQLSLASGHCVTFYTGLALLNSATGRLQCIVEPFDVYFRTLSAAEIAHYVDTDQPFDCAGSFKSEGLGITLFDKLVGRDPNTLVGLPLIALLELLRNEGVNPLIP, from the coding sequence ATGTTTCCACTCGTGCTAGCATCGACGTCCGCTTACCGCCAGTCTCTGTTGCAAAAATTCGGATTACCTTTTCACTGTGCCCGACCCGATGCCGATGAAACGCCAATAGACGGCGAACATGCCTGTGAATTGGTGCAACGGCTGGCAACGAATAAGGCCCGGTCGCTGGTCACTGACTATCCCAGCCATCTTATCGTTGGCAGCGACCAGGTCTGTGTTCTGGCAGGGCATATCGCCGGAAAGCCCCACACCAGAGAAAACGCGATTCGTCAGTTAAGCCTGGCCAGCGGCCATTGCGTAACTTTTTATACCGGATTAGCGCTGCTCAACAGCGCAACCGGACGTCTGCAATGCATTGTCGAACCTTTTGACGTCTATTTTCGCACGCTCAGTGCAGCAGAAATTGCCCATTACGTCGATACAGACCAACCGTTCGACTGCGCAGGCAGCTTTAAAAGTGAAGGACTAGGTATCACGCTATTTGACAAGCTGGTTGGGCGAGACCCCAACACGCTGGTCGGCTTGCCACTGATAGCGTTGCTGGAGCTACTACGCAATGAAGGGGTTAACCCGTTGATACCCTGA